One Pseudostreptobacillus hongkongensis genomic window, TCAAATATTTTTTTAGTATCTTCATACATTTTAGCTTCATCAACCATACCATATTTAACAGGGTATCTTCCAAGCCAAATATTATCCATAACATTTCTTTGTAAAACTTGATTTAATTCTTGATGAACCATTGAAACACCTTGTTCCAAAGCATCTTTAGAATTAATAAAATTAATAGGTTTTCCTTCTAATTTTATTTCTCCTTCGTCTCTTTTATAGATACCAAATAGGCATTTCATTAGAGTTGATTTCCCCGCTCCATTTTCTCCCATTAAAGCATGAACACTATTAGGTCTTATCCTTAAATTTACACCATCTAAGGCTTTAACACCAGGGAAAGATTTTGAAATTCCATTCATTTCTAAAACATATTCAAATTTTTCAACATTCATGTTGTCATCATTCATTCATTCCACCTCATTTTTAAAAAAGCCACTTTTCAGTGGCTTTTCTATATGTTATCTTACGAAATCTTTGTAATTATCTTTATCTACACCAACGTAAGGAACTCTAACTGATTTATCCACTAATTTCCATTGTGTTCCTTCTACTGGATCTTTACCTTGTAAAATATTATTAGCTAATTCTAATACTGCTAATGCTTGGTTTTTACCATCATTTAAAACTGTTCCTGACAAGTCACCTTTTTCAATTAAAGTAAGAGCTTCAGGTATAGCATCAACACCATAAACAGGTAACATTACATTGTGAGCTTTCATAGCTTCGATTGCACCCATTGCCATTCCATCATTATTAGCTATAATAACTTCAACTTTTTTACCATTAGGTCCTGAAAGTAATGCATCAACTTTATCTTTAGCTTGAGCTGAATCCCAGAACGCAGCATCTTCAAATACTTTTTCAGTTTTAATTCCAGCTTTTTCTATAGTTTCTACAGAGAATTTAGTTCTAGCTTCCGCATCTGGATGTCCTGGTTCTCCTTTTAACATAGCAAATTGGATAACTCCGTCACCATTTAAATCTTGTTTAGGATTTGCTTTCCAGTTTTTAACTACTGTTTCTCCTTGGAATATTCCTGATTCTTCAGGGTTGTTTCCTACATACCAAGCTTTATCATAACTTTCAAGAACTGCTTTTCCTGGATCTTTATTGAATAAGATTATTGGTATATTTGCTGCTTTAGCTTTATCTACAACTACTTGACCATTACTTGGATCAACTAAGTTAACAACTAATATACTAACTCCTTTTGAAATTAAAGCGTCAACTTGGTCATTAAGTATTGCTTGAGAATTTTGTGAATCATTGTTTAATAATTCAAATTGTGGGTATTTTTCTTGTGCTATAGCACCCATATCATTTCTCATACCTGCTAAGAAATTATCGTCAAATTTATAATAAGTAACTCCTAAAGTGTACTTTTGACCTTCTGCAGGTTTAGCAGCTTCTTGTTTACCTCCACATGAAACAACTGCAGCTGCAACTCCTAAAACCATTAATAAACTCATTAACGTTTTTTTCATTTTCCTCACCTCTAAAAAAAATTTATTATACTATATATTCTTAATTTATAGCCTACTTGAATATTTTCTTTCCTGAAAATAGGTTAGATATAACAAGATAAAGAGCTCCATATTTTTCAACATCTTTACCAAATTTAGATTCTTTTATATTTATTTTATAATCAAAATTTTTAGTAAGCATGCTTTCTAAACCTTTTAAAAAATTAACTTTAAATAATTCTTTAGAATCTAGTATATCTCCTGTAATAACTATATTTTCTATATTTAAAATATTTAAAACATTACCCACAACATTTCCAATTTGAAAACT contains:
- the mglB gene encoding galactose/glucose ABC transporter substrate-binding protein MglB, with amino-acid sequence MKKTLMSLLMVLGVAAAVVSCGGKQEAAKPAEGQKYTLGVTYYKFDDNFLAGMRNDMGAIAQEKYPQFELLNNDSQNSQAILNDQVDALISKGVSILVVNLVDPSNGQVVVDKAKAANIPIILFNKDPGKAVLESYDKAWYVGNNPEESGIFQGETVVKNWKANPKQDLNGDGVIQFAMLKGEPGHPDAEARTKFSVETIEKAGIKTEKVFEDAAFWDSAQAKDKVDALLSGPNGKKVEVIIANNDGMAMGAIEAMKAHNVMLPVYGVDAIPEALTLIEKGDLSGTVLNDGKNQALAVLELANNILQGKDPVEGTQWKLVDKSVRVPYVGVDKDNYKDFVR